The proteins below are encoded in one region of Balaenoptera acutorostrata chromosome 11, mBalAcu1.1, whole genome shotgun sequence:
- the BBS10 gene encoding Bardet-Biedl syndrome 10 protein isoform X1 codes for MAAAGSVRAALQVAEVLETVVSCCLGPEGRQVLCTKPTGEVLLSRDGGRLLKALHLEHPIARMMVACVSSHIRKTGDGAKTFIIFLCHLLRELRAITDKEKDSFFSENIQTHGRHWKNCCRWKFISQALLTFQTQVLDYVMDHYLSRHFLSIFSSSTKERPLCRSSLEMLLRAYFCGRVGRNNHNFVSQLMCDYFFKCTACESGFEEVLELVDDCFVELKVGVTGLPVSDSRIIAGLVLPRDFSVYCPADGDIRIVIVIETIQPPFSTFGSEFILNSEAQFRTSQFWITERTKAIMKYLQKQNVKLLLSTVKQPDLVIYCAGLNGISVVECLSSEELSLIQRVIGLAPLVLPQASSQYELSNTAMVKFCKPFILRSKRYVHLGLISTCSFTPHCIVLCGPVQGLVEQHQDALHGAFKMLRQLFKDLDLNYVTQASDQNCTSSPLIYKNSRESNDLPEIVNGSIQRPYQDTVVKNKDELAKTQTYLKAYSNLVVPSVELETNILCSTPTVTLTATYQTDATLRCFSPNKARIMDDHEPFIESNSANSTTENTRREISYENLQVTKNGRKGSILPVRDKSLEMCTSQSYCFSSVPAGCVLPVGGNFEILLHYYLLNYAKKCRQSEETMVSMIIANALLGVPKILYKSKKGNYSFPQIYIRALHALQTNQPMISNQTGLESVAAKYRLLTSVLQCLTNILTIDLVINIKRQPQEIYDQDSDEEL; via the exons ATGGCCGCTGCGGGATCTGTGAGGGCGGCGTTGCAGGTGGCGGAAGTGCTAGAAACCGTCGTGAGCTGCTGCTTGGGGCCCGAAGGGCGGCAGGTTCTGTGTACCAAGCCCACTGGCGAGGTGCTGCTCAGCCGTGATGGAGGCCGCCTCCTGAAGGCGCTACACTTAGAGCATCCCATAGCCAG GATGATGGTGGCATGTGTTTCCAGTCATATAAGAAAAACAGGAGATGGTgctaaaacatttattatctttctttGCCATTTACTCAGAGAACTTCGTGCAatcacagacaaggaaaaggattctttcttttctgaaaatattcaAACCCATGGAAGGCACTGGAAAAATTGTTGTCGGTGGAAATTTATTTCCCAAGCTCTTCTAACATTTCAGACACAAGTATTAGACTACGTTATGGACCATTACTTAAGTAGACACTTTTTGTCCATCTTTTCTTCATCCACCAAAGAGAGACCATTGTGTAGGAGCTCTTTAGAGATGCTCTTAAGAGCATACTTTTGTGGAAGAGTGGGAAGAAATAATCACAACTTTGTATCACAGTTGATGTGTGACTActttttcaagtgtacagcttGTGAAAGTGGGTTTGAAGAAGTACTTGAGTTAGTGGATGACTGTTTTGTCGAGTTGAAAGTTGGTGTCACCGGCCTTCCCGTTTCCGATTCCAGGATCATAGCTGGGCTTGTGCTTCCCAGAGACTTTTCTGTGTACTGTCCAGCAGACGGTGACATAAGAATAGTGATAGTAATAGAAACCATTCAGCCTCCTTTTTCAACTTTTGGATCAGAGTTTATTCTAAATTCAGAAGCACAGTTTCGGACATCTCAATTTTGGATTACAGAAAGGACAAAGgcaataatgaaatatttacagaagcaGAATGTAAAATTGCTCCTATCTACTGTGAAACAACCAGACTTAGTAATTTATTGTGCAGGACTGAATGGCATATCTGTGGTGGAGTGTTTATCATCTGAAGAACTTTCTCTTATCCAGAGAGTCATTGGTCTCGCTCCCTTAGTACTACCACAGGCCTCTTCTCAGTATGAACTCTCTAACACTGCTATGGTGAAATTTTGTAAGCCCTTTATTCTTAGATCCAAAAGGTATGTTCATCTTGGCTTGATTAGCACATGTTCGTTTACACCACACTGTATAGTTCTTTGTGGTCCAGTGCAGGGTCTTGTTGAACAACACCAGGATGCTTTacatggagcatttaaaatgcttCGGCAGTTATTTAAAGACCTTGATCTAAATTATGTGACACAAGCCAGTGACCAAAATTGTACTTCAAGTCCTCTTATTTATAAGAATAGTAGAGAAAGTAATGACTTACCAGAAATTGTTAATGGCTCAATACAAAGGCCATATCAGGACACAGTTGTAAAGAACAAGGATGAACTGGCAAAAACTCAAACATATTTAAAAGCATATTCAAATTTGGTAGTTCCAAGTGTAGAATTAGAAACAAATATATTGTGTTCAACACCAACAGTGACACTAACAGCTACATACCAGACAGATGCAACACTGAGATGTTTCTCTCCAAACAAAGCCAGGATAATGGATGACCATGAACCATTTATTGAGAGTAATTCTGCTaactcaacaacagaaaataCTAGAAGAGAAATTTCTTATGAAAATTTACAGGTCACAAAAAATGGTAGAAAGGGGAGCATATTACCAGTGAGAGATAAGTCACTAGAGATGTGTACTTCCCAGAGTTACTGTTTCTCATCTGTACCAGCTGGTTGTGTTTTGCCAGTGGGTGGTAATTTTGAGATCTTGTTGCATTACTATCTTCTCAACTATGCCAAAAAGTGCCGGCAATCAGAAGAAACCATGGTTAGTATGATAATAGCTAATGCACTTTTAGGTGTTCCCAAAATCTTGTATAAGTCTAAGAAAGGAAATTACAGCTTTCCACAAATATATATAAGAGCTCTCCATGCACTGCAAACCAATCAACCCATGATAAGCAACCAGACAGGTTTGGAATCAGTTGCTGCCAAATACCGGTTACTAACTTCAGTTCTTCAGTGTTTGACAAACATTTTAACCATTGACTTGGTAATCAATATTAAGAGACAGCCTCAGGAAATTTATGATCAAGATTCAGATGAAGAACTATAA